A single window of Plasmodium reichenowi strain SY57 chromosome 12, whole genome shotgun sequence DNA harbors:
- a CDS encoding snoRNA-associated small subunit rRNA processing protein, putative: MTTSTYNNRSAQIQNDKNKNNNIVNYNSCSHLFSLKSEEDGYDKTRLIIKNIPKYMNEIDLKKHFFKMKDHNINFQITDIKIMKRKKIIKNKEHYESRRICFIGFLNNYHCECFKKFFNNTYINTSKIIIEDAISPSALKSNNLKFNNSHFHNLNNVPKDIQKIKIKQKDNDKDKNKGKSIQIVKEQNCINKTVQVKKTKAGMNSTRTHVIYMDEDNPHILPSVQDLPNHNSEIKKKKKKKKQQEEKHNMINEDNNTQCNKNHTSDHKNDEQIIKSSELLLDDASNTHSNNEDNALEWLKEISKKEKKKDESLDIVPNIKNHNIEHVENVDKNDMTINMDTTKNDTTYELDIQSESEEMNTGKLIIFNLPPVDVQDIKSLCERYGPIVDVNVFKKKSTKADTQIYLNEKSKTKSSDDFFIKLLKGNTSNNNSNNSNNKNKDEDYKKNNDNNCLIIDQSKDEEHSNNHKCNKNMLYNDLTNVNVYAFVNFMFPSSCEKAKIHLDNKIYRGKILTAKYCKEKNITNYKENIENINEKNIFIKLSNDCKSSYKKILEIQKKKSCQNENMWNILYTDINTSINNFCKENNCSVESVLNIRDKNIAVNVSLTETYIINKIKTWIKKEGIYLDAFEQIYVKTKKNEDEKDITKINSNNKNENLENNNNTSNEINKDDKEIVKYRRSDDTIIIKNLSIYTNQNDIINLFKQYGTLKRVSFSPYNNICIIQYENADNAKKAFISNSYIRYKKLPLYLEWAPLNLFVKQKDIEDASNYSMNDKSTIKREETNEHDVTRNTDQYDHKNGDTNNNNNNINNNNNINKNGDSRDDGDDGDDDDDGDGDEDDDEDDEYGEGTHASIYIKNINFNTKEENLKDLFEKMEGFITCNIVKSKKVILQKDKESNKISNQYNTVSSGYGFAEFKNKELAIEAIKRLTGTRLNDHVLEMSLSHNRIRKKKNMNQTKNEDEKLVLKNKKQVTKKLVVKNLAFQVNKEELRKLFSAFGNVKSVRIPKNVYNRSRGYAFIEFMSKKECCNAIESLQHTHLYGRHLIIDFADDFIFDKNVDEYDKLKELNNQQNKDIITSEQAKRKSIYESQKSKQVSESKKRRLTSNLKSI; this comes from the coding sequence atgaCGACGTctacatataataatcgTTCGGCTCAAATACAAAATgacaaaaacaaaaataataacatagTTAATTATAATAGTTGTAGCCACTTGTTTAGTTTAAAAAGTGAAGAAGATGGTTACGACAAAACGAGGCTTATCATAAAGAATATCCCCAAGTATATGAATGAAATTGATTTAAAGAAAcattttttcaaaatgaaagatcataatataaatttccAAATTAcagatataaaaataatgaaaagaaagaaaataataaagaataaagAACATTATGAATCACGAAGAATATGTTTTATCGGATTTcttaataattatcattgtgaatgttttaaaaagttttttaataatacatatattaatacaagtaaaataattatagaAGATGCTATTTCTCCATCCGCTTTAAAAtctaataatttaaaatttaacAATTCACATTTTCATAATCTTAACAATGTTCCTAAAGATATAcaaaagataaaaataaaacaaaaagataatgataaagataaaaataaaggaaaaTCTATACAAATTGTTAAAGAACAAAATTGCATAAACAAAACTGTTCAagttaaaaaaacaaaagcCGGAATGAATAGTACTAGAACACATGTAATTTATATGGATGAAGATAATCCACATATCCTTCCATCAGTCCAAGACCTACCAAATCATAATTctgaaataaaaaaaaaaaaaaaaaaaaaaaaacaacaagaagaaaaacataacatgataaatgaagataataataccCAATGTAATAAAAACCATACCAGTGatcataaaaatgatgaacaaattattaaatCTAGTGAACTTTTATTAGATGATGCATCTAATACGCATTCAAATAACGAAGATAATGCTCTTGAATGGTTAAAGGAAATTTcaaaaaaggaaaaaaaaaaagatgaatCATTAGATATTGTTccaaatataaaaaatcataACATTGAACATGTTGAAAATGTGGATAAGAATGATATGACCATTAATATGGATACCACAAAAAATGATACTACATACGAGTTAGATATTCAAAGTGAATCTGAAGAAATGAACACTGGAAAgttaattatttttaatctACCGCCAGTAGATGTACAAGATATAAAATCCTTATGTGAAAGATATGGTCCGATAGTAGATGtaaatgtttttaaaaaaaaatctaCTAAAGCAGATActcaaatatatttgaatgAAAAAAGTAAAACTAAATCGAGTGatgatttttttatcaaattgttaaaaggaaatacatcaaataataatagtaataatagtaataataaaaataaagatgaaGATTACAAGAAAAACAATGATAATAATTGCTTAATTATAGACCAAAGTAAAGATGAAGAACATAGTAATAATCATAAATGTAATAAGAACATGTTATACAACGATTTAACAAACGTAAACGTTTATGCTTTTGTAAATTTTATGTTTCCGAGTTCATGTGAGAAAGCAAAAATACATctagataataaaatatatagagGTAAAATATTAACCGCTAAATATTGCaaagaaaagaatataactaattataaagaaaatatagaaaacataaatgaaaaaaatatttttattaaattatcaaATGATTGTAAGAGTTcttacaaaaaaatattagaaatacaaaaaaaaaaatcctgtcaaaatgaaaacatgtggaatatattatataccgatattaatacaagtattaataatttttgtaaGGAAAATAATTGTTCCGTGGAGTCTGTATTAAATATACGAGATAAGAATATTGCAGTCAACGTTTCTTTAACagaaacatatattattaataaaataaagacatggataaaaaaagaagggATATATCTAGATGCTTTTGaacaaatatatgtaaaaaccaaaaaaaatgaagatgaaaaagatataacaaaaataaacagtaataataaaaatgaaaatttagaaaacaataataatacatctaatgaaattaataaaGATGATAAAGAAATTGTAAAATATAGACGAAGTGATGATaccataataattaaaaatttatctatatatacaaatcaaaatgatattataaatttatttaaacaATATGGTACTTTAAAAAGAGTTAGTTTTTCTccttataataatatttgtattatacAATATGAAAACGCGGATAATGCTAAAAAAGCTTTCATATCAAATTCTTAtataagatataaaaagttACCTTTATATTTGGAGTGGGCTCCATTAAACTTATTTGTAAAACAGAAGGATATAGAAGATGCAAGTAATTACAGTATGAATGATAAGAGTACAATAAAGAGGGAGGAAACAAATGAGCATGATGTTACAAGGAATACAGACCAGTATGATCATAAAAATGGTGacacaaataataataataataatatcaataataataataatattaataaaaatgggGATTCCCGTGATGATGGTGATGATggtgatgatgatgatgatggGGACGGTGATGAGGATGATGATGAGGATGATGAATATGGAGAAGGCACACACGCAAGTATTTAcataaagaatataaacTTTAATACTAAAGAAGAGAATTTAAAAGatttatttgaaaaaatgGAAGGTTTTATAACATGTAATATTGTTAAGAGTAAAAAAGTTATTTTACAAAAAGATAAAgaatcaaataaaatatctaATCAATATAATACTGTATCATCAGGTTATGGATTTGCtgaatttaaaaataaagaattagCTATTGAGGCTATAAAAAGATTAACAGGTACACGTTTAAATGATCATGTATTAGAAATGAGTTTATCTCATAATCgaataagaaaaaaaaaaaatatgaaccaaacaaaaaatgaggatgaaaaattagtccttaaaaacaaaaaacaAGTAACTAAAAAACTTGTTGTAAAAAATCTAGCCTTTCAAgtaaataaagaagaattaagaaaattattttcagCTTTTGGAAATGTAAAAAGTGTAAGGATACCAAAGAATGTATATAATCGTAGTAGAGGTTATGCATTTATTGAATTTATGTCTAAGAAAGAATGCTGTAATGCTATCGAATCTTTACAACATACACATTTATATGGAAGACATTTAATAATAGACTTTGCTGatgattttatttttgataaaaatgtagatgaatatgataaattaaaagaattaaataaccaacaaaataaagatattataACATCCGAACAAGCTAAAAGAAAATCAATATATGAATCTCAAAAGAGCAAACAAGTAAGTGAATCCAAAAAAAGAAGGCTCACATCAAATTTGAAATCGATATAG
- a CDS encoding GTP-binding protein, putative, which translates to MNYNKISLYIIIFCFSLSFFHTFIVIKKFNIYSKHLFPQTYNTYTHNISKKKKKKCTYNINYYYYSSLPYVEDFNIARDKKCAFSIYYMNHKSEQKNDQKNDQINEQKNEQINEQINEQTNEQINDQTNEQINEQINNNVSNITNVDHIRENQDHNIFRDCNKMIEPKKKKKKNIKMNKIRIKVMKENKMKNKKLMKKKNTFNINQYSTSNGNNMIKEGKKEQKQYDDEKGQDDDDEKGQDDDDEKGQDDDDDEKGQDDDDDEKGHDDDDEKVHDDDDEKGHDDDNDNHNDNYYDQNEFIHISSNKDSKQTLISNAQQINDNYIYDKEKRSSNVYIANNIIQNKSNKEDIQIDDVQTEENKKNKKKKDVELNIIRNLPLISIIGRPNVGKSTIFNRLTRKYQDGSIVLDVSSTRDKLYGEVEWEGYKFELVDTGGLVFEEEKFSKEIKDQILMALKESSVVIFVVDGIHGVDPRDIEICRFLRKYILLKHPQGENINKKEQQMVNSTAQVNTHIKELHNNNNNNNNKEEEIERYDTINQCHTKNSIKKETSNSTHKNVKIYPKDEYKKLPLKVILCVNKCESYKDGFYKAQEFWSLGFGNPFPCSGIHGNGLSEILDECIKHIEKIKINEEHDDINEENTINISFIGKPNTGKSSILNKILNCNRFIVSPLAGTTVDSIDVLVKLKQSDRIYRLIDTAGIQKRKKNVPFNNKTKYEYLLYNRTEKAIKRSDVCILVIDSFNGISTQDINIARKIVQENKSCIICCNKWDLIYNKNDIFNDTKNYVLNLLKPIDFSNIIFISAKTSQRLLNIFHLAEETYKNYTKRVNTNTLNEIIKEALLLRPPIPIKNKSLNIYYAFQSNIKPPSFIFFCNSEKSVYANYTKYLENKIREAFDIKGTPIKIYYKQKKLRKIINKDKTPDKYNLDIHAIQKNFEKIQSIRKT; encoded by the coding sequence ATGAactataataaaatttcactttatataataattttttgtttttccttatccttttttcacacatttattgttataaaaaagtttaatatatattctaaaCATCTATTTCCTCAGACCTATAACACATACACACATAATATATcgaaaaagaaaaaaaaaaaatgtacatataatattaattattattattattcttcCTTACCGTATGTAGAGGATTTTAATATTGCAAGGGACAAAAAATGTGCCTTctcaatatattatatgaaccATAAAAgtgaacaaaaaaatgatcaaaaaaatgatcaaataaatgaacaaaaaaatgaacaaataaatgaacaaataaatgaacaaacaaatgaacaaataaatgatcaaacaaatgaacaaataaatgaacaaataaataacaatGTGTCGAATATAACCAATGTTGACCATATAAGAGAAAACCAAGATCATAACATATTTAGAGATtgtaataaaatgatagagccaaaaaaaaaaaaaaaaaaaaatattaaaatgaataaaataagaataaaagtaatgaaagaaaataaaatgaaaaataaaaaattgatgaaaaaaaaaaatacatttaatataaatcaaTATAGTACATCAAATGGTAACAATATGATCAAGGAGggaaaaaaagaacaaaaacaatatgatgatgaaaaaggtcaagatgatgatgatgaaaaaggtcaagatgatgatgatgaaaaaggtcaagatgatgatgatgacgAAAAAGGTCaagatgatgatgatgatgaaaaagGTCATGATGATGACGACGAAAAAGTTCatgatgatgatgacgAAAAAGGTCATGATGATGATAACGATAACCATAAcgataattattatgatcaAAATGAATTTATTCACATTTCATCTAATAAGGATTCTAAACAAACACTTATTTCAAACGCACaacaaataaatgataattacatttatgataaagaaaaaaggtcctcaaatgtatatatcgctaataatataatacaaaacAAGAGTAATAAGGAAGATATTCAAATTGATGATGTACAGActgaagaaaataaaaagaataaaaaaaagaaagatgttgaattaaatataatcaGGAATTTACCATTAATATCAATTATTGGTAGACCTAATGTTGGTAAGTCTACCATTTTTAATCGACTAACGCGAAAATATCAAGATGGTAGTATTGTTTTAGATGTTAGTAGTACGAGAGATAAACTTTATGGAGAAGTTGAGTGGGAAGGATATAAATTTGAACTTGTAGATACAGGAGGTTTAGTTTTTGAAGAAGAAAAGTTTTCAAAAGAAATAAAGGATCAAATTCTTATGGCTCTAAAAGAATCATCAGTTGTTATTTTTGTCGTTGATGGTATACATGGTGTGGACCCACGAGATATCGAAATTTGTCGttttttaagaaaatatatacttttgAAACATCCACAAGgagaaaatataaataaaaaggaacaACAAATGGTAAATTCAACTGCACAGGTtaatacacatataaaagagttacataataataataataataataataataaagaagaagaaatagAAAGATATGACACAATTAATCAGTGTCATACAAAGAATAGTATAAAGAAAGAAACATCTAATAGTACACATAAGAATGTTAAGATTTATCCTAAAGATGAGTATAAGAAATTACCTCTAAAAGTTATATTATGTGTTAATAAATGTGAATCTTATAAAGATGGTTTTTATAAAGCACAAGAATTTTGGTCCCTTGGATTTGGTAACCCTTTTCCATGTAGTGGGATCCATGGAAATGGTCTTTCAGAAATTCTAGATGAATGTATTAAACATATagagaaaataaaaataaatgaagaacatgatgatataaatgaagaaaatacTATAAATATTAGTTTTATAGGCAAACCGAATACGGGCAAATCAAGTatattaaacaaaatattaaattgtAATCGTTTTATCGTTTCTCCATTAGCTGGGACAACCGTAGATTCTATTGATGTTCTtgtaaaattaaaacaaaGTGATCGTATATATCGACTTATTGATACGGCAGGAATAcagaaaagaaaaaaaaatgtaccatttaataataaaactaAATATGAATATCTATTATATAATCGAACAGAAAAAGCTATAAAAAGAAGTGATGTATGTATTCTTGTAATAGATTCATTTAATGGTATTAGTACTcaagatataaatattgcTAGAAAAATTGTacaagaaaataaaagttGTATTATTTGTTGTAATAAATGGGATctcatatataataaaaatgatatttttaatgataCCAAAAATTATGTTCTAAATCTACTAAAACCTATAGACTTTTCTAATATAATCTTCATTTCGGCTAAAACCTCACAAAGGttattaaacatatttCATCTTGCTGAagaaacatataaaaattatacaaaacGTGTTAATACTAATACTCTTAATGAAATCATAAAAGAAGCATTACTCCTAAGACCACCCATACctattaaaaataaatcattaaatatatattatgcTTTCCAGTCAAATATTAAACCACCAAGTTTTATCTTCTTCTGTAATTCAGAAAAATCAGTATACGCTAActatacaaaatatttagaaaataaaatacgAGAAGCATTCGACATTAAAGGTACACCTATCAAAATTTATtacaaacaaaaaaaattaagaaaaattattaacaAAGATAAAACACCTGACAAATATAATCTCGACATACATGCcattcaaaaaaattttgaaaaaatcCAATCTATAAGAAAAAcatga